The genome window ATTTACTCCGAAACCGTCTGGACCTCTATGATATTGGATCGCAGCCATCCCGAGCAAAGTATCGTGATCTGGGATATTGCCTTTGTCCTTATTGAAAATTCCACCTATTCCACACATGTATAACTCCTAGTTTTTACCTTTTGTCAATATTTTGGATTTGAGTTCGGCAATTGCTTCCTCAGTATTCAAAACCCTAGCATAACGATCTTTTAATATTCGAATAGTGAATTCATGGAATTCTTCTGTAACAGTTGTGCATCCATCTTCAATTAAATTTACATAAAATCCAAGATCACTTGCGTCTCGGACTGTTGTCGATACACATTCATTTGTGTAAACTCCGCATACATACAAAGTGTCTATCCCTAAATTTTTTAAGATATATTCAATATTTGTGGATGTAAAAACTCCTGAGGCTGTCTTGTTGATTATGATCTCATCACCAATCGGTGCGATTTCATCTAAGAAGTCAGCTTCTCTTGAACCAGGGGATGCAAGAAGATTGAGTCGCTTATGTCCTGGACTCCTGTCTCTACCATCCTTTGTGAGTGATTGGATTCTTGTATGTATGATTTCTAATTTTTGATCTCTAAATAATTTTTGTAATTTTTGGATATTGGGAATTACAGTATTTTCTAATGTATAGAAATAGTATTCTTCTGCTTCAGGCGGAACTCCAGATTTGCCAGTTTCTGCAAAGACTCCGCAACCACGTGCGGCATCCAGATACTGCATATCAATTACTAGCAAGGCGATATGTTTTTGCTGTATTGATTCCTCTCTTTCGGGGTTCTCGATAATTGATTCAAGATAAATATCTTTAAGAGGATCTTCATTGATCATATCAATGTTTAATTCCATTTCTGTTCCTGTATTTAATTCCATATTTTTCTCATTTTTGCTTAATTTTATTTTGTCAGCTCTTGTATTGTTTCCAATAGTATGTCTGCCCCGATTTGTATATCTTCCCAAGGCGTCCATTCAGCTGGGCTATGAGATCTTCCATTCTTAGATGGAACAAAAATCATTCCCATATTTGTTACCCGAGCCATAATCTGCGCATCATGTGCCGCTCCGCTGCTCATTTTGATATACTTCACCTTTTGTCTG of Leptospira sp. GIMC2001 contains these proteins:
- a CDS encoding cysteine hydrolase family protein — its product is MELNTGTEMELNIDMINEDPLKDIYLESIIENPEREESIQQKHIALLVIDMQYLDAARGCGVFAETGKSGVPPEAEEYYFYTLENTVIPNIQKLQKLFRDQKLEIIHTRIQSLTKDGRDRSPGHKRLNLLASPGSREADFLDEIAPIGDEIIINKTASGVFTSTNIEYILKNLGIDTLYVCGVYTNECVSTTVRDASDLGFYVNLIEDGCTTVTEEFHEFTIRILKDRYARVLNTEEAIAELKSKILTKGKN